The following proteins are co-located in the Salvelinus namaycush isolate Seneca chromosome 31, SaNama_1.0, whole genome shotgun sequence genome:
- the LOC120026172 gene encoding uncharacterized protein LOC120026172 → MTDLEPEDSGRYWCAVETSGGSDVRTGWFELSVTAAAEPVQTDNTVQGPEGGKEKDSMRLSVAYRVSVKTGSSTTIPCRYDLKYKTHVKYLCKVDYLVRCSPDVHSKSIHKASISHDINKQTFTVTMTDLEPEDSGRYWCAVEINGGSEVMIERFQLSVTPGTPELYVDQQEVTGVEGGSVIMNCYYSNTGNRKWWCRIGGSVSCVKRDSGTLDGASVTLQQTTDAPRGNVLTVTMSGLKMENTGWYRCGVGDLMMPVHITVRRQPTTQSTTTMTTTKAPTTEQSSFSPTAEPVQTDNTVQGPEGGKEKDSMSSIDLKMLLIPLGMLVVVISGVLVTWKMWRKHKDNKAMDQTTNTSGDPFPANGDDVMYSTVVPKRRNQLNVQTKAESDNVVYSSLALQLDPFPANGDDVMYSTVVTKRRNQLNVQSKHYISFT, encoded by the exons ATGACTGATTTGGAGCCAGAGGACTCTGGACGTTACTGGTGTGCTGTGGAGACCAGTGGTGGATCAGATGTCAGGACAGGATGGTTCGAGCTATCTGTCACTGCAG CTGCTGAGCCTGTTCAGACTGACAACACAGTCCAAGGACCTGAGGGGGGCAAGGAGAAGGACTCCATGAG ACTCTCAG TTGCTTATCGAGTGTCTGTGAAGACAGGAAGCTCCACCACCATCCCATGTCGCTATGATCTGAAATACAAAACCCATgtgaaatacttatgtaaagtaGATTATTTGGTAAGATGCTCCCCTGATGTACATTCTAAGAGCATACATAAGGCCTCAATCTCTCATGACATCAACAAGCAAACCTTCACTGTGACCATGACTGATCTGGAGCCAGAGGACTCTGGACGTTACTGGTGTGCTGTTGAGATCAATGGTGGATCAGAAGTCATGATAGAAAGATTCCAACTATCTGTCACTCCTG GTACTCCAGAACTCTATGTGGACCAACAGGAGGTGACTGGAGTTGAAGGAGGGAGTGTCATTATGAATTGTTACTATAGTAACACTGGAAATAGGAAGTGGTGGTGCAGGATTGGTGGCAGTGTCTCCTGTGTGAAGAGGGATTCTGGGACTCTAGATGGAGCATCAGTGACCCTACAGCAGACCACTGATGCCCCCAGAGGAAACGTCTTAACGGTGACTATGAGTGGACTGAAGATGGAGAACACTGGCTGGTACAGGTGTGGAGTGGGAGACCTTATGATGCCTGTTCACATCACTGTCAGACGACAACCCACCACACAAAGTACCACCACTATGACCA CAACTAAAGCTCCAACCACTGAACAATCATCTTTCTCTCCAACTGCTGAGCCTGTTCAGACTGACAACACAGTCCAAGGTCCTGAGGGGGGCAAGGAGAAGGACTCCATGAG TTCCATAGATCTAAAAATGCTACTGATTCCTCTGGgcatgttggtggtggtgatatCTGGTGTCCTAGTCACATGGAAGATGTGGAGAAAGCATA AGGACAATAAAGCCATGGACCAGACAACAAACACCTCAGGG GACCCATTTCCTGCCAATGGTGATGATGTGATGTACAGCACTGTTGTCCCCAAGAGGAGGAACCAGCTAAATGTACAGACCAAG GCAGAATCTgataatgtggtctacagctcGCTAGCCCTACAGCTGGACCCATTTCCTGCCAATGGTGATGATGTGATGTACAGCACTGTTGTCACCAAGAGGAGGAACCAGCTAAATGTACAGAGCAAG CActacatctccttcacatag